The genomic segment ttcattgCATGAGTTTTTTAAGGACAAACTCATTTTTTAGGATGTGAAATATCATGCCTTAACCCATTGGGTGTAACATTTTCTCTCTCCtaaatgagagggtcttaacatataatttgatttatacatgtttttttttacaaggatcgtattttaaaatctttgcccattttcttaaaacactaattaatcaacaaggtaccaattttgggcgtatcgaggtgctaatccttcctcgtgcgtaaccgaccccgaacccattttctggattttgtagaccaaaaaaaatttattgttttagtaaatttaaacttttattaaaatgaataaattatgaggtgatccgatcacatctaaataaaaaggattggtggcgactccaattttcgtttttttaagtcgacgctattttttttttgtttccaaaaAGTGGTTTCAacaattattattgaaatattgaaataaaagaaggatattgaataaatctattgagaaatatatatatatggaataaattgatcaaaatagaaagacgtaACTCAAGTACTATTAAATTCGTGGattttttggaccagtagtccaaatatctaaaggtataaagctagtgagggtgcaaatgaagtagttttgtaaaagcggaataaaaatatgaaatttttcgtTAAGTCCTGACATTgattataaaaagatataatattttgttgtggtggatgcaataacctttaaatgtattattttggcaattcataaaagatttaatttgCATCTAATGTTTGTTGTTACAACATTTTATGaaccactatatagtaaagtttatattaaaatccttaaagaatttaggatgctagaagcatattgaaattctctggaaattgttcatttatatgaattgaaataatttgaatatatgtggTAAATAGCAGTTGAatgaggattataaaatgatccaaaatacatatttgtgtttttatagaagaatcatgattaaagtttgctatgattattgttgaaattcttaaagagatcaaaatatatttccccaaaatttaccctcactcatgactttaaAAAGAATGgcgatataaatgcttagcaaatacattcaaatagtcatttgaaaaactagtattcaagattgaatacgtagaatataaGAAAGTATgtgatttttttataagggggagtaaatacgcatTGTACTCTTTTTTCCCTTAACTGAGATTTTGTCTCATTGGATTTTCCTGATAAAGTTTTTAATAAGGCAGCATATcatgcgtattatagatatgtgtattttttttcttcactaaGATTTTTTTCTTACaaggtttttatcttagtaaggttttaaaagTGCACATTATTTAACAATGGACATCTAAGgaggagtgttatgaatatcttattaagtggatgtccatcaaggtcaagataaattttgatgtactttaaattctaatagtcattagaagtggatctctacttcatttatacttcttatgtctctacttcatttatacttcttatgtctataaatcGAGACTTTAGAGAAGCTTTGTAAACATTCTGATTAATCAATAAAATAAGCTCTCTCTTTTGTTCtcccattttctttattttttactctctgtctatttattttataacatttttataatttttaatttttttaattttttttcttatttttgaatttatatttaattttttaattttaataaattcaaatgCCACATGGCACATCTTAATTGGCATCAcatatcaactaattttttttaacaaacccCATGTGACGCCCTAATGGTTAAGGGTGTTCACCGCCCCAAGTGTGGCTTGGGTTCGAGTCACGTTAATCGTGTTTGTTGTTCGAGTTTTGCCCTGTTATTGTAATTCGccaaaaaaaagtttgaattgAGTAACAAAATGATAATCAAGTACCAAAGCGATATAAAAAAAGTCTAGATACCAAAACTAGAAAACAATTATAGCTCACGGTCTAATTGagtattaaacttaaaaaattttaagtgatGTTCTAAAAAACTGGTAAATATAACATGGAAGTCATTGtacaaaaaatcaaataacatttatctcatttactaaaaaattgataaattaattattatatattagataaaagaataaattaacaattctattaaaattttgtctatttttactattaaatattgatttcttaataaaaatgataaaatgcaatcctatttgaattttaaagagaAACCTTGAATAataaacatacatatattttcgttaaaaaaatgAACGTATATATATAGCTTTTGTTTTTTTGCACAAACGTATATATATGGCTGTAACCTGCAGGAGAGGGATCATTTGTGAGGAGTGAGTTTTGGCAAGAAAACTCATCCTCTACCCGAAGACCATAAACGTATATATAGCTGCCAAGACAAAGGGTCTCTCCACGACTACCATGGTAGCCGGCGGCTTATATAATCGAAGGGGGTAAGCTTCAGTTCTTTCTGTACAGTAGAAGCAAATATGCATGCTCCATGTATGGTTTAAGCCAACTCAAAATGAACCAACACTTCCTAACAATCCTAGAAAAATGCATTAATCTCAGCCATCTTAAACAACTCCAATCTTTCATCATCTCTCAAGGCCACTCCCACACCCAATTCTACATCTTCAAGTTAGTTCGCTTTTGCACACTCAAGATATTCAACTTTTACTATGCTCGCTTACTGTTTGATCATCTTCCTTCTCCCAATATATACTTATACACTGCCATGATTACTGCTTATGCCTCTAACCCCAACCACCATACTTCCGCTTTTGTTCTTTACCGTCACATGCTTCGCAAAGGCAAGCCGGCACCCAACAATTTTATTTTCCCTCATGTCTTGAAATCAGCTCCTGAGGTTTTGGAGTCTAATGGCACGAAACTGGTTCATACCCAGATTTTAAAATCGGGTTTTGGACAATACCCAGTTGTCCAAACGGCTCTGGTTGATTCCTATTCGAGGACGGGTTCGTGCATTGGGATTGCAAGGGACGTGTTCGATGAAATGTCTGAGAGAAATCTTGTGTCTTGGACTGCTATGGTTTCTGGGTATATGAGAGTAGGGGATGTTGGAAAGGCTGTTTCGCTTTTCGAGCAGATGCCCAATAGGGATGTTCCTTCTTGGAATGCTGTTATTGCAGGGTGCACGCAAAATGGATTCTTTTCTGAGGCTATTTCAGTGTTGAGAAAGATGGTAATGGTGGGAACAGGAGAAGGGAATAGGCCTAATCAGGTTACAGTTGTTTGCAGTTTATCGGCTTGTGGAAACACTGGGATGTTTCAGCTTGGCAAATCAATCCATGGTTACGTTTATAGAAATGGTATTGATAATGATTGTTTCATAGCTAATGCTTTAATAGATATGTATGGGAAATGTGGGAGCTTAGATACAGCAAGAAGGATTTTTGAAATGAGTTCCAAGAAAAACTTGACATCTTGGAACTCTATAATCAATTGTTTTGCACTACATGGACAAAGTGAGAATGCAATTAGTTTGTTTGAGGAGATGATCAATTGTGGTTTTGAGGATATTAGACCTGATGCAGTTACCTTTATCAGTCTGTTGAATGCTTGTACACATGGAGGATTGGTTGAAAAAGGCCGTGCTTATTTTGAGTTGATGACTAGTAGTTACAATATCGAACCTAGGATTGATCATTATGGTTGTTTAATCGATCTTCTTGGTAGAGCAGGAAAGTTTGAAGAAGCAATGGAAGTCATTAATTGTATGAAGATGAAACCTGATGAGGTTGTTTGGGGCTCATTGTTAAATGGGTGTAAAATATACGGTCGCCTGGATTTGGCAGAGTTTGCAGTAAAGAAACTTATTGAAATCGACCCAAACAATGGAGGTTATGGCTCTATGTTGGCAAATTTATATGGAGCATTAGGGAAATGGGATGAGGTACGCAAATTTAGGAAGAAGTTGAAGGAACAGAGTGCTTATAAGACCCCAGGTTGCAGTTGGATCGAAGTTGATGGCAAAGTTCATCAATTCTATTCTGTTGATAAGATGCATCCTAGAACTGATGAGATCTACGGCATTTTGGAAAGCATGGTTGCTTTTTCCTAAAGCTCGGTAAAAGTACAATGAAGGCTACTATAttaagagtcagattgcattttgtcttatttatttaaaaaatagacaaattagtctttgtatgttagattaaagagcaaatggtcttttcattaaaaaaaatctatttctacGGATAAAAATTAACATGGTTGACGGGATAACTAGACAATTATATGTGGTATGCACCGTGTCTCATTCTAGcatataaggactagtttttaacaataaaaacaaatgaaatttttGATATAAGGGTGAATTTAcactttgatctaatgtataaaaattaatttatccaatttttttaatatacttCTAATATAAGAATTTTCCCTAATACTTTTACCCTAAAACTAATATTGCTTTCATAGTATTTGTGTTCACATCACTCTAGAATCCATGTGCAAAATAACAATTTTGATTATAGAAAACTATTGTTTCATGTATTTTTGTTTGACacttatatttgatgcttattcaAATAAGCTAACAAAAATTTGACTCTCTAAAGaatatcaaaataaatgaaaaaaaaaaactttaaaaaagttGTATATACTCATATTTAGACTTGATCATGGATCGGGttgatataaaattttatgctCGTTTTTCAGACTcagcttaaaattttgtccaaactcgaCCTAGATTAAAAATACTAAACTTTGAGTCCAACTCAACTTGccagtattaatttttttagattatttttttatataaaaacgaatttttaaataatacatcaaatacactaaaaatgttaaaataaatcttttctaacaaattaaaaatacattttaaaaaatctttatacataaataacattaagatagttgcaacttaacaaacaaatgcctctaaaatagtagtaaaattaacaataaaacagaGTTGtataaaatctaaataataacaacaaaacagtagaaatataatagtaaaatggtagtaaaacaacaataaaataacaacaaaataacagCAAAATAACagaaatataatagtaaaatgctGATCTATTTAGAAAATGGGTCTTATTTTTTGTCTAAACACATTTTTTGAACCTATACCTTTTACTACATCTTACTTTTTAAACTAATCTTCAAACTTAGACCAATGTACCAACTTTTGATTAGTTGTACCCATATCCCTTTTGACTGTTGGCATGTCAACATCCTTGGATTAATGGGGCATTAAGTTTTCAATTGATGTTGAGCAAATATGTTACCTCAAAGTCAATGGAGGTGAAAGTTCCAGCAACAATTCAATTGATAATCATAAATGAAAAGAAGGTACCAGCATTTATGGTATctcaatttttctttatttttaaagtatttatatTTTCAACGCATTAAGATTTGTGTatgaaatttatagaaaaaagttggaaaaaaataaatacacttattaaatatatatatatatatatatccatatcaaaCACTTATCTCGAAATTTATATCTGAATAGAATTTATGAAAGCCTTTCAATATTCAAGAATGATAATATTTgttcaaaataaactttaaattttgctatttcttttatcaagattttaatatatgcaaacttcttaaaataaatattaaaattttacttttaatccttgtattatatttaaattatgaatttaatttctatttttttttaatttaaaatttcaatcttaacccaaataataatagttaaaattATTAGGTCAAATTTCGCAGTTACTCTTATATAAAGAGtaagctttaatttttttccttgttctcaaatttgatcatttttattctctatactttttaatattgaaatttgagTAAGAAGTTTACTAAACTTCCGTAACATCAGCCATTAACGTGTTAATTGTTGGAAAAATAGACTTGAGAAACAGTTTTGTTacacagtaaaattttaaaacttttcataaaaCTGAATTTTGGTTGTTAcctatattaataaattttactaaatttagtaTATATGTTTCCAAGTCAGAAAGATTTTGCGAATCCTAGATTTAGCATACAAATTCTTCCAACTTTCAACTGAATAATCTTTTGTTCTATTCTCAAGCCATTGGATACTTAGAGAGTGGGATTTATTCATAGAACCAAGCACATGATGAAAACCTAGACTTCCCAATGGAGAAAGTCGACTTTCTTTAGggaaaatccaaaataaaaagaaaaattcaatctATTAAATTTGAAGTATAATTGCTAAGGAGTAGACAATTATAACCTCACAGAGTTGAAGTAGAAATATTCacgaaaaatagaatttatttaatttc from the Gossypium hirsutum isolate 1008001.06 chromosome D09, Gossypium_hirsutum_v2.1, whole genome shotgun sequence genome contains:
- the LOC107892300 gene encoding pentatricopeptide repeat-containing protein At1g33350, which produces MYGLSQLKMNQHFLTILEKCINLSHLKQLQSFIISQGHSHTQFYIFKLVRFCTLKIFNFYYARLLFDHLPSPNIYLYTAMITAYASNPNHHTSAFVLYRHMLRKGKPAPNNFIFPHVLKSAPEVLESNGTKLVHTQILKSGFGQYPVVQTALVDSYSRTGSCIGIARDVFDEMSERNLVSWTAMVSGYMRVGDVGKAVSLFEQMPNRDVPSWNAVIAGCTQNGFFSEAISVLRKMVMVGTGEGNRPNQVTVVCSLSACGNTGMFQLGKSIHGYVYRNGIDNDCFIANALIDMYGKCGSLDTARRIFEMSSKKNLTSWNSIINCFALHGQSENAISLFEEMINCGFEDIRPDAVTFISLLNACTHGGLVEKGRAYFELMTSSYNIEPRIDHYGCLIDLLGRAGKFEEAMEVINCMKMKPDEVVWGSLLNGCKIYGRLDLAEFAVKKLIEIDPNNGGYGSMLANLYGALGKWDEVRKFRKKLKEQSAYKTPGCSWIEVDGKVHQFYSVDKMHPRTDEIYGILESMVAFS